A stretch of the Bdellovibrio sp. 22V genome encodes the following:
- a CDS encoding LysR family transcriptional regulator: MSVKIQNQLQWLNYHHLHYFYTIAKEGSIAKAADKLNIGQPTLSTQLRHLEESLGKNLFERRKQRLHLTEAGKIAYEYADQVFRLGAEMVEALQDRLQNNRVHVQIGALDSVPKHIIAEVILQAYRTGNCMVSVLEGHGGDLMRALSAHQIDLLLSNYPPNVDFKTLHAKSIAKLDVVVCGSPQFLHLKKNFPASLQGQPFIFPTMHSKLRRDLDHFFAVNGIHVDRISETQDTSLQKLLGQEGVGLIPIAEVAASDLLKEKKLVKLGKLRGVYEEIWLMAADRKIDNPIAAKLMKGFSL; the protein is encoded by the coding sequence TTGTCCGTAAAAATCCAGAATCAGCTGCAGTGGTTGAACTATCATCATTTACACTATTTTTATACCATTGCCAAAGAAGGCAGCATCGCCAAGGCGGCCGACAAATTGAATATTGGTCAGCCGACACTTAGTACACAGCTGCGCCACCTTGAGGAATCCTTAGGAAAAAATCTTTTCGAAAGACGCAAGCAACGTCTGCATCTCACAGAGGCGGGCAAGATCGCCTATGAATATGCGGATCAAGTTTTTCGTTTGGGGGCGGAGATGGTCGAAGCCTTGCAGGATCGTTTGCAGAACAATCGTGTGCACGTGCAGATTGGCGCACTAGACAGTGTTCCGAAGCACATTATCGCGGAAGTGATCTTGCAGGCTTACCGTACAGGAAATTGCATGGTGTCGGTCTTGGAAGGGCATGGCGGAGATTTGATGCGCGCTTTAAGTGCGCATCAGATCGATCTGCTTTTATCGAACTATCCGCCCAATGTGGATTTTAAAACCCTGCATGCGAAATCCATTGCAAAACTTGATGTGGTGGTTTGTGGTTCGCCGCAATTTCTGCATCTTAAAAAGAACTTCCCGGCTTCGCTGCAGGGCCAACCGTTTATTTTTCCAACGATGCACAGTAAGTTGCGCCGGGACCTCGATCATTTCTTTGCGGTGAACGGGATCCACGTCGATCGCATTTCCGAAACGCAGGACACAAGTTTACAAAAGTTATTGGGGCAGGAAGGTGTCGGTCTGATTCCTATTGCCGAGGTCGCCGCCTCAGATCTGCTTAAAGAGAAAAAATTAGTGAAGCTAGGAAAACTTCGCGGTGTCTATGAGGAGATCTGGTTGATGGCGGCAGACCGCAAGATCGACAATCCGATCGCCGCCAAATTGATGAAGGGCTTTTCGCTTTAG
- a CDS encoding transglycosylase SLT domain-containing protein, with protein MRTALPFLYKLLFVSACFTAGMNMIVSGPQASTDLSSKELSAPFTIPMGEPGPKEGKKEEKKEEAPAEPAPIIEHALDQIDKAKRVQDLIGGINNVANRNCEDCQKEVSDIRYMQCNRQNDYLEKELDQISKGNSLLSGLTAAPVRANSIIKPACMRVSMEARFGASSKTFRECSANGSSRQAFRPCISENYFKLINNSFDLVSSCMKDFIAPDQGVENQKLDVRAVYALINVESGFHVNAMSGTGAGGIGQFTSPAIQDVNTNELRDVRISLEGNQNQQCNQLSMQFLDSMEPIRPQKSLSCDRISLRNGNPVKNMIYTFAYLKGVKKDLDTMIFANKNYRNKFKLSEFDLNKVKRALMVWSHNTGPAGTWTPVKALLNSFYRNRSVTDADQFINQVQQYMQKFPASANKSSARRKETSHYFPSITNTLNTIEKNAGGGSCVN; from the coding sequence ATGAGAACTGCCCTGCCTTTTTTATACAAGCTGCTATTCGTAAGTGCCTGCTTCACTGCCGGCATGAATATGATCGTTTCAGGGCCTCAAGCATCTACGGACTTATCCTCTAAAGAGCTTTCTGCTCCTTTCACAATCCCCATGGGGGAACCGGGTCCCAAAGAAGGTAAAAAGGAAGAGAAAAAAGAAGAAGCTCCTGCGGAACCTGCTCCTATTATTGAGCACGCTTTGGATCAAATCGATAAAGCCAAACGAGTGCAAGACTTGATCGGTGGAATAAACAACGTTGCGAACCGAAACTGCGAAGACTGCCAGAAGGAAGTCTCTGATATTCGTTACATGCAGTGCAATCGCCAAAACGACTACTTGGAAAAAGAATTAGATCAGATTTCAAAAGGCAACAGCCTGCTTTCAGGTCTCACGGCCGCTCCCGTGCGTGCGAACTCCATTATTAAACCCGCGTGTATGCGCGTAAGTATGGAAGCCCGTTTCGGCGCGAGCAGCAAAACCTTCAGAGAATGCTCGGCAAATGGCAGTTCCCGTCAGGCTTTCCGTCCTTGCATTTCTGAAAACTATTTCAAACTTATCAATAACAGCTTTGATCTTGTCAGCTCTTGCATGAAGGATTTCATTGCGCCAGACCAGGGCGTGGAAAATCAGAAATTGGATGTGCGTGCCGTTTACGCTCTTATCAACGTTGAATCAGGTTTTCATGTGAATGCGATGAGCGGAACGGGTGCCGGTGGTATCGGTCAATTCACTTCCCCAGCGATTCAAGACGTGAACACGAATGAATTGCGCGACGTGCGCATTTCTTTAGAGGGTAACCAGAATCAACAATGTAATCAGCTTTCCATGCAATTCTTGGATTCCATGGAGCCGATTCGCCCGCAAAAATCACTTTCTTGCGACCGCATTTCTTTGCGCAACGGAAATCCCGTAAAAAACATGATCTACACGTTTGCCTATCTCAAAGGTGTAAAAAAAGATCTGGATACAATGATTTTCGCGAACAAAAACTATCGCAATAAATTCAAACTTTCAGAGTTTGACTTAAATAAAGTAAAACGCGCATTGATGGTTTGGTCTCATAATACGGGTCCTGCTGGAACTTGGACTCCAGTGAAAGCTTTACTGAACTCCTTCTATCGCAACCGTTCAGTGACGGATGCCGATCAATTCATCAATCAAGTTCAACAATACATGCAGAAGTTCCCTGCGAGCGCCAATAAGAGTTCTGCGCGCCGTAAGGAAACGTCTCATTATTTCCCATCTATCACGAACACTTTGAATACAATCGAAAAAAATGCCGGAGGTGGTTCATGCGTCAACTAA
- a CDS encoding methyltransferase domain-containing protein, producing MSIPADSWNPRQYDKYKSERSQPFYDLMNMLQSTSHPRVLDLGCGTGELTSELHHFVKADQTCGLDSSDKMLEQARKHESATLRFQKGAIETWTTADKFDIVFSNAALQWCSDHPRLFARIKNFLEPHGQLAIQMPMNHDYPTHVLAKKMSEEEPWNSLLQGEAYDKYSSLLSPEKYATLLYHLGFKEQKVLQRVYGHQLESRDDVIEWVKGSLLTYFQSRLSAQDYERFLREFKERLFKELPDEKPFFYPFKRIFIWGQL from the coding sequence ATGAGCATTCCGGCCGACTCGTGGAATCCACGACAATACGACAAATATAAGTCCGAAAGATCGCAGCCATTTTACGACCTCATGAACATGCTGCAAAGCACGTCTCATCCTCGAGTCCTTGATCTTGGTTGCGGCACCGGCGAGCTTACAAGCGAGCTGCATCACTTTGTAAAAGCAGATCAAACTTGCGGTCTTGATTCTTCCGACAAAATGTTAGAACAAGCCCGCAAGCATGAGTCAGCGACTTTACGTTTTCAAAAAGGCGCTATCGAAACATGGACGACGGCAGACAAGTTCGATATCGTTTTTTCGAATGCGGCTCTGCAATGGTGTTCTGATCATCCCCGTCTTTTTGCGAGAATAAAAAACTTTTTGGAACCTCATGGGCAACTGGCTATCCAAATGCCGATGAATCATGATTACCCCACGCACGTTTTGGCAAAGAAGATGAGCGAAGAAGAACCCTGGAATTCGCTGCTTCAAGGCGAAGCGTACGATAAATATAGCTCTCTTCTCTCCCCCGAAAAATATGCAACCCTTCTTTATCATCTTGGGTTTAAAGAACAAAAAGTTTTACAAAGAGTTTACGGCCATCAGCTCGAGTCTCGCGATGACGTGATCGAATGGGTGAAAGGCAGTCTTCTGACTTACTTCCAATCGCGCTTATCAGCCCAGGATTATGAAAGATTCTTGCGCGAGTTTAAAGAGCGCTTATTTAAAGAGCTTCCCGACGAGAAGCCCTTTTTCTATCCATTCAAAAGAATATTTATTTGGGGTCAGCTCTAG
- a CDS encoding adenylate/guanylate cyclase domain-containing protein, which translates to MFFTGKEITSSELREHEVVEEIRSVLNVIANWMAVPLFLAFWVADLIYVPQFKWPFLALRLTIIPLCFVTKKLIEREQTALRARSILALYVGLVALPINVMIAMIPDVGTGYYAGLNLVAIGGLSFIPFSTSFFAGVALAIYLPYYVVVFAKMQNLQDAWAIALNSFFIIGSIVICFLIRFFQEKLRIRELNSRLALKSEIANRDNIIRAKTEEAVRLNTLSTQFSPQVVQAIRDGRVDIEKGVRRSQICAIFVDIVGSTERVVRLDQAKVDLVLARFMDTVVTIFLKYDITIDKFQGDGILAFANDPIRYGDFVQRTCLAALEVREALRQDREFYLMNWKKEMQIRVGISAGYANVGFYGNKKFFRSYTAIGAPLPFASRLTNLAEPNQILIDSDIAQTLERENFIVKNIGEKVIKGFEDDQHFVFELLRSPEGSKEANAAHCPHCVDSVLHLDTNAQGIFVMKCRQCGYELADTEKSPMLRA; encoded by the coding sequence TTGTTTTTCACAGGCAAAGAAATCACCTCCAGCGAACTGCGTGAGCACGAGGTGGTAGAAGAAATCAGATCTGTTCTAAATGTGATCGCCAACTGGATGGCAGTGCCCCTCTTTTTGGCGTTCTGGGTTGCAGATCTTATTTATGTTCCTCAGTTCAAGTGGCCGTTTCTAGCGCTGAGACTGACGATCATTCCTCTTTGTTTTGTGACGAAAAAACTTATTGAAAGAGAACAGACCGCTCTTCGAGCCCGGTCCATCTTGGCTCTCTATGTGGGTTTGGTCGCACTTCCTATCAATGTGATGATCGCGATGATCCCCGACGTGGGCACCGGTTATTACGCGGGTCTTAACCTCGTTGCTATCGGTGGTCTTTCTTTCATTCCTTTTTCGACAAGCTTTTTCGCAGGTGTCGCTTTAGCCATCTATTTGCCTTACTACGTGGTTGTCTTTGCAAAGATGCAGAATCTTCAGGATGCCTGGGCGATTGCGCTGAATTCATTTTTTATTATCGGCTCCATCGTCATCTGCTTTTTGATTCGCTTTTTTCAGGAAAAATTGCGTATTCGGGAACTCAACAGCCGTCTGGCTTTGAAATCTGAAATCGCCAATCGTGACAATATTATTCGCGCCAAAACAGAAGAAGCCGTGCGCCTCAATACACTGAGCACGCAATTCAGCCCTCAGGTGGTGCAAGCCATCCGTGATGGACGCGTGGATATTGAGAAAGGCGTTCGCCGCTCGCAGATTTGCGCCATCTTCGTGGACATCGTCGGTTCCACAGAACGCGTTGTCCGCTTGGATCAGGCGAAAGTGGATCTGGTTCTGGCTCGGTTCATGGACACTGTGGTGACGATTTTCCTCAAATACGATATCACGATTGATAAGTTCCAAGGTGACGGGATTTTGGCGTTTGCCAATGATCCAATTCGCTATGGCGATTTCGTACAAAGAACTTGCCTCGCCGCCTTAGAGGTACGCGAAGCTTTGCGCCAGGACCGGGAATTTTATCTAATGAACTGGAAAAAAGAGATGCAAATCCGTGTCGGCATTTCCGCGGGTTATGCCAATGTGGGCTTCTATGGTAACAAAAAGTTTTTCCGCTCTTACACGGCTATTGGCGCTCCATTACCTTTTGCTTCTCGTTTAACGAATTTGGCAGAGCCCAATCAAATTCTTATCGACTCTGATATTGCACAAACACTGGAACGCGAAAATTTCATTGTGAAAAATATCGGAGAAAAAGTGATCAAAGGTTTCGAAGACGATCAGCATTTTGTTTTTGAACTTCTTCGTTCTCCTGAAGGATCAAAAGAAGCGAATGCCGCGCACTGTCCGCACTGCGTGGATTCGGTTTTACATCTTGATACGAACGCACAAGGAATTTTTGTCATGAAATGTCGTCAATGTGGTTATGAGCTTGCCGACACGGAAAAAAGTCCTATGCTAAGAGCATGA
- a CDS encoding class I SAM-dependent methyltransferase, which produces MSNNAMKQEFFHIDENSRKKVVRQDRTALEPGSCFLDFQGRQFEILNISSFGCGVLVSATDYQDLQKWFEKHPHLEGSLLYKNIQTQSIALRWARAENHTKSVTGEMIIGFEILGEPLKVERIKALEVSSEVITEQTRYAQELAQLPAEFKTFVYEMKDWLEKLKARIDKLEADSPVDNWKEAQDYRLTIADTVSDYLGQVIPMKYSQVPQFIKNFTPEQMKWATEFAREQIGYLVYGAPFANRAYFKPRGYAGDYEMMNHLYRDELVGKTLFDQCMHKYFIDEPAGAAVKNRGQYLFEKITELFTATPPNQPLKILSVASGPAMEQQLFLQNANTFYGRPVEFTCLDQDEESLKHAHRQLHSIERFVRSGFKFKFNNMAIRNVIAAGCPETDYDLIYSAGLFDYFTEPVAQMAAQKMLASVKPGGRVVIGNFSKDNPCVPFMELVLDWHLIYRSEEDLLRIFKGLGSKIWVEKEPLGVNLFVVIQK; this is translated from the coding sequence ATGAGTAACAATGCTATGAAGCAAGAATTTTTTCATATCGACGAGAATAGCCGCAAAAAAGTCGTACGTCAGGATCGTACCGCTTTGGAGCCGGGCTCTTGCTTCCTCGACTTTCAAGGACGTCAGTTTGAAATCCTCAACATCAGTTCTTTTGGTTGCGGCGTTTTGGTTTCCGCAACAGATTATCAAGATCTGCAAAAGTGGTTCGAAAAACATCCTCATCTTGAAGGAAGTCTTCTTTATAAAAACATTCAAACTCAAAGCATCGCTTTACGCTGGGCTCGTGCCGAAAATCATACAAAATCCGTGACGGGCGAAATGATTATTGGTTTTGAAATTCTTGGCGAGCCTCTAAAAGTTGAGCGCATCAAAGCCTTGGAAGTTTCCTCTGAAGTCATTACCGAACAAACAAGATATGCCCAAGAACTCGCGCAATTGCCCGCGGAGTTTAAAACTTTCGTATACGAAATGAAGGATTGGCTCGAAAAGCTAAAAGCTCGTATTGATAAACTGGAGGCGGATTCTCCGGTTGATAACTGGAAGGAAGCGCAAGACTATCGCCTGACGATTGCAGATACGGTTTCTGACTACCTAGGCCAAGTCATTCCAATGAAGTATTCCCAAGTTCCGCAATTTATTAAGAACTTTACTCCTGAACAAATGAAATGGGCGACAGAGTTTGCCCGTGAACAAATCGGCTATCTTGTTTACGGCGCCCCGTTTGCGAACCGCGCCTACTTCAAACCGCGCGGTTATGCCGGGGATTACGAAATGATGAATCATCTTTATCGTGATGAATTGGTGGGCAAAACTTTGTTCGACCAGTGCATGCACAAATACTTTATTGATGAGCCTGCGGGAGCTGCGGTTAAAAACCGTGGTCAGTATCTTTTTGAAAAGATCACGGAGCTTTTCACGGCGACACCGCCAAACCAGCCGCTGAAAATTCTTTCAGTCGCCAGCGGTCCTGCAATGGAGCAACAACTTTTCCTGCAAAATGCCAACACCTTCTATGGCCGTCCCGTCGAGTTCACGTGCTTGGATCAAGATGAAGAATCTTTAAAGCATGCTCACCGCCAGTTGCACTCCATCGAGCGTTTTGTGCGATCGGGTTTTAAATTTAAATTCAACAATATGGCCATTCGTAACGTGATCGCGGCAGGTTGTCCTGAAACGGATTACGATCTTATTTACTCTGCGGGTCTCTTTGACTATTTCACAGAGCCGGTCGCCCAAATGGCAGCACAAAAAATGTTGGCCTCCGTTAAACCGGGCGGCCGCGTTGTTATCGGAAACTTCAGCAAAGACAATCCTTGCGTTCCCTTTATGGAACTTGTTTTGGATTGGCACTTGATCTACAGATCCGAAGAGGATCTTCTGCGTATTTTCAAAGGCCTTGGCTCAAAAATCTGGGTTGAAAAAGAACCTTTGGGCGTAAACCTTTTCGTTGTTATTCAGAAGTAA
- a CDS encoding HAMP domain-containing sensor histidine kinase, with amino-acid sequence MEASTLEVLKMVKKIYNIDQLLYGKEYVRELVRSLAQTLEVKYVLVGHAVEPERAAIQTDFVWSGNGFAANIVYDLKGTPCVNVICGTRVNCFAERVQQQFPEDKMLKDLGAEAYIGAPFLNPDGGLVGLLIILDDKPLYDRELFTFVVEFFAARIGTEYRRQAFEDSLQHQVNLRTQELSFAFEDLKRTQRQLLSQEKLATIGRITFGIAHELKNPLNVIINGSEVLKDLMEEKNIDGEIKTAVDMVHQQAQRANVIITNMLRQARQEPADAPPENTNLSEMLERCLDLSVRSILDLEFKAKCAVKKDIQPQVEMDLLDHPSVERGFINLIDNALYALKTKFGYLGKDIFTPELFVDLSKVKDHIIIRIRDNGTGISRSNLQRIFDEFYTTKPAGEGTGLGLSIARQVIEKNHGEIKINSKEGEFTEVTVHFSTLDRKEGKGVWSSRNLSP; translated from the coding sequence ATGGAAGCATCAACTCTTGAAGTCCTGAAAATGGTCAAAAAAATTTATAACATCGACCAGCTCCTTTACGGGAAGGAGTACGTGCGGGAACTTGTACGAAGTCTCGCGCAAACTCTGGAAGTAAAATACGTTCTTGTCGGACATGCCGTTGAGCCAGAAAGAGCCGCTATCCAGACTGACTTTGTATGGTCGGGAAATGGGTTTGCCGCGAATATTGTCTATGATTTGAAGGGCACTCCATGCGTAAACGTTATTTGCGGAACGCGCGTAAACTGTTTCGCGGAACGTGTGCAACAGCAGTTTCCCGAAGATAAAATGCTCAAAGATCTGGGAGCGGAAGCTTATATCGGAGCCCCCTTTTTAAACCCGGACGGCGGCTTGGTAGGTCTTTTGATTATTCTCGACGATAAGCCCTTGTACGATCGGGAACTTTTCACTTTCGTTGTTGAATTCTTTGCGGCGCGTATTGGTACGGAGTATCGACGTCAAGCCTTCGAGGATTCCTTGCAGCACCAAGTGAACTTGCGAACCCAAGAGTTGAGTTTTGCATTTGAAGATTTAAAACGCACGCAAAGACAGCTATTGTCCCAGGAAAAACTCGCGACAATCGGGCGTATTACTTTCGGCATCGCGCATGAGTTGAAAAACCCGCTGAATGTCATTATCAACGGCTCGGAAGTTTTAAAAGATCTTATGGAAGAAAAGAATATCGACGGGGAAATTAAAACCGCCGTCGATATGGTTCATCAACAGGCGCAACGGGCGAACGTCATTATCACCAATATGCTTCGTCAGGCCCGCCAAGAGCCTGCGGATGCGCCACCTGAGAACACAAATTTGTCCGAAATGCTGGAACGCTGTTTAGATCTCAGTGTCCGCTCTATATTGGATCTTGAATTCAAGGCTAAATGCGCCGTAAAAAAAGACATCCAGCCGCAAGTGGAAATGGACTTACTTGATCATCCAAGTGTCGAGCGGGGCTTTATCAATCTTATCGACAATGCACTTTATGCTTTAAAAACCAAGTTTGGATACCTTGGTAAGGACATTTTCACACCGGAACTCTTTGTCGATCTTTCGAAAGTCAAAGACCACATCATCATTCGCATTCGAGATAACGGCACCGGTATTTCGCGCAGCAATCTGCAACGAATCTTTGACGAGTTTTACACGACCAAACCTGCTGGAGAAGGCACAGGTCTGGGGCTTTCCATTGCGCGACAAGTGATCGAAAAAAATCACGGCGAAATTAAAATCAACAGCAAGGAGGGGGAATTCACAGAAGTGACCGTTCATTTTTCCACTTTGGACAGAAAGGAGGGTAAAGGCGTATGGTCATCGAGAAACCTCTCACCGTAG
- a CDS encoding response regulator translates to MVIEKPLTVVIVDDESSVGFLSRMKFRNAIQNGTVDLHFFENAAETMKYLESRRKDMDDIIVFTDINMPEVSGYELLEDIREKFPQLPVYMMSAYDDSTSISKSFNLGAQGYFTKPVNYKDVKSLIETKYGVTL, encoded by the coding sequence ATGGTCATCGAGAAACCTCTCACCGTAGTGATTGTTGACGATGAATCCAGCGTGGGATTTCTTTCCCGCATGAAATTTCGCAATGCGATTCAGAATGGCACAGTGGATCTGCATTTTTTTGAAAACGCGGCGGAAACAATGAAGTACTTGGAATCTCGTCGTAAAGATATGGACGACATCATCGTCTTTACGGATATCAATATGCCCGAAGTGTCAGGCTACGAATTGCTGGAAGATATCAGGGAAAAATTTCCGCAACTTCCGGTGTACATGATGAGTGCTTATGACGACTCAACAAGTATTAGTAAGTCTTTTAATTTAGGAGCTCAGGGCTACTTCACAAAGCCGGTGAATTACAAAGACGTTAAATCTCTTATTGAAACAAAATACGGCGTTACTCTCTAA
- a CDS encoding YiiX/YebB-like N1pC/P60 family cysteine hydrolase, with translation MKRYLLGGLSVLLFSACQSPLFKSEETSYRKPASTEELITGSQKVLSDLSNPQIFNARTCATFVNKVTDYLYYLPADHFIPKTPQEVEKLKTHGDDVMNTIFQIRVVLHEKLQEFDSRNELTKECTQEVREGFQYARFAEEYLLEWLYSQKVYTFKKTPIMDSSKPSTWTNPKYAGFQLKTGDVMLVRGKSYVSAMIARIGDEEGNFSHLAIVGEDKKGRKYVVEALIQYGVIVTPLEKWRQAEDARVALYRQPDEVLAKQAGRKIWERAQYALDRNKGIRYDFAMDDDDYSTIFCSEVIRYAYDMASDGKFMVPKFRSTVTKFKNTDYPKSLGVTKSTLFAPYDIEVDPRFNFIAEYRFYPLLRQVRMQDAVLQSIYSWMIDKDYTFHWAPQHSIKGYFAKFVRQFGIAADTLPKYMPIDSIQTNVKFEAVAKVLEKNIYKKEDEFYKKKGYLPSFQDMLAMNEEFRRTDCLENQTFRRESNAPFHDDDRRNNVDTSRFHWFFYNDKRSCN, from the coding sequence ATGAAGAGATACCTTTTGGGTGGCCTGAGCGTACTTTTATTTTCAGCATGCCAAAGTCCCTTGTTTAAAAGTGAAGAGACATCTTACCGCAAACCAGCAAGCACCGAAGAATTGATTACGGGAAGCCAAAAGGTTCTTTCCGATTTGTCCAATCCGCAAATCTTCAATGCACGTACGTGCGCTACCTTCGTGAACAAAGTGACAGATTATCTTTATTATCTTCCGGCGGATCATTTCATTCCCAAAACGCCTCAAGAAGTGGAGAAACTAAAAACTCATGGCGACGATGTCATGAATACGATCTTCCAAATCCGCGTCGTCCTGCACGAAAAATTGCAAGAGTTCGACTCTCGAAATGAACTTACAAAAGAATGTACTCAGGAAGTTCGCGAAGGTTTCCAATACGCGCGTTTCGCGGAAGAATATCTTTTGGAATGGTTGTATTCACAAAAAGTTTATACGTTTAAAAAGACACCGATTATGGACAGCTCAAAACCAAGCACTTGGACAAATCCCAAGTATGCGGGCTTTCAGTTGAAAACGGGCGACGTGATGTTGGTCCGCGGGAAGTCTTATGTGTCTGCGATGATCGCGCGTATCGGTGATGAAGAAGGCAACTTTTCGCACTTGGCGATCGTAGGTGAAGATAAAAAGGGCCGTAAATACGTTGTCGAGGCACTCATCCAATACGGAGTTATTGTAACGCCTTTGGAAAAGTGGCGCCAAGCGGAAGATGCGCGAGTGGCTTTGTATCGTCAACCGGATGAAGTTCTGGCGAAGCAAGCCGGCCGTAAAATCTGGGAAAGAGCCCAGTATGCTTTAGACAGAAACAAAGGCATTCGCTATGACTTCGCGATGGACGACGACGACTATTCGACGATTTTCTGCTCGGAAGTGATTCGCTATGCCTATGACATGGCTTCGGATGGCAAGTTCATGGTTCCGAAATTCCGCAGTACCGTTACAAAATTCAAGAATACGGATTATCCAAAAAGCCTGGGTGTCACGAAATCCACTCTTTTTGCGCCGTATGATATTGAGGTCGACCCGCGCTTTAATTTCATCGCGGAATACCGCTTCTATCCTCTGCTAAGACAAGTGCGTATGCAGGACGCGGTTCTGCAAAGTATTTACTCTTGGATGATCGATAAGGATTATACTTTCCACTGGGCGCCACAACATTCTATTAAAGGTTACTTTGCGAAGTTCGTGCGCCAGTTCGGTATTGCAGCGGATACGCTTCCTAAATACATGCCTATCGATAGCATTCAAACCAACGTGAAGTTTGAAGCCGTTGCCAAAGTTCTAGAGAAGAACATCTATAAAAAAGAAGATGAGTTCTATAAAAAGAAAGGCTACTTGCCGTCCTTCCAGGATATGCTGGCGATGAATGAAGAGTTCCGCCGTACTGACTGTCTTGAGAATCAAACATTCCGACGCGAGAGCAATGCACCTTTCCATGATGACGATCGCAGAAACAATGTCGATACATCGAGATTCCACTGGTTCTTCTATAACGACAAGCGAAGCTGCAACTAA
- a CDS encoding fatty acid desaturase, which translates to MTKKRIEWPVALFLTINPLVTLILAPIYFYNYGFQWDLLLFALIFAAATNLSITAGYHRLFSHKSYDAHPIAKALFLLVGASGFQGSALKWSSDHRRHHTHIDGEKDPYNINEGFWYAHMGWLFFKDSVDQKIVAPDLQKDWMVTFQHKYYVPLAILTGFALPTLIGWMMGSWLGGLVIGGGLRIALTQQSTFFVNSLCHTLGKQTYSKEISARDSWFVAVLTHGEGYHNFHHKFQIDYRNGIKWYHWDPTKWTIRTLNFMGLATKLRQISNAEILKARLQAEAAEMKMHGFADEKLQAMKEKILEAQNKMKKLREDYEQFKVDAARKREELKEAYDHKLAEIRREMEIAKLEFQMGMKQWQVCLRSV; encoded by the coding sequence ATGACTAAAAAACGTATTGAATGGCCGGTGGCGCTCTTCCTCACAATCAATCCACTGGTGACTCTGATTCTTGCTCCCATTTACTTCTATAACTATGGTTTTCAATGGGACCTTCTCCTCTTTGCTCTTATCTTTGCAGCCGCGACAAACTTGAGTATCACAGCGGGCTACCACCGTCTTTTCTCTCATAAAAGTTATGATGCGCATCCTATCGCAAAGGCCTTATTCCTCTTGGTGGGTGCTTCGGGCTTCCAAGGCTCTGCCTTGAAATGGTCTTCAGACCACCGCCGTCACCACACGCACATTGATGGAGAGAAAGATCCTTACAACATCAATGAAGGCTTCTGGTACGCACACATGGGCTGGTTGTTCTTTAAGGACTCTGTCGATCAAAAAATCGTGGCTCCGGATTTACAAAAAGACTGGATGGTCACATTCCAACACAAATATTATGTGCCCTTGGCGATTCTTACAGGTTTTGCCCTTCCGACTTTGATTGGCTGGATGATGGGTTCGTGGTTGGGCGGCTTGGTGATCGGTGGCGGTCTACGCATCGCTTTGACTCAACAAAGCACTTTCTTTGTGAACTCTCTTTGCCATACTTTGGGCAAACAAACCTACTCTAAAGAGATCTCTGCGCGCGATTCATGGTTCGTGGCGGTTTTGACTCATGGAGAAGGTTATCATAACTTCCATCATAAATTTCAAATCGACTATCGTAACGGTATCAAGTGGTATCACTGGGATCCGACTAAGTGGACGATTCGCACTTTGAACTTCATGGGCTTGGCGACAAAGCTTCGTCAAATCTCCAATGCCGAGATTTTGAAAGCTCGCTTGCAGGCAGAAGCTGCTGAAATGAAAATGCATGGCTTCGCGGACGAGAAACTGCAAGCCATGAAAGAAAAAATTCTTGAAGCGCAAAACAAAATGAAAAAGTTGCGTGAAGACTACGAACAATTCAAAGTCGATGCGGCTCGCAAACGTGAAGAGCTGAAAGAGGCTTACGATCACAAGCTTGCAGAAATCAGACGTGAGATGGAAATTGCCAAGCTGGAATTCCAAATGGGAATGAAGCAATGGCAAGTCTGCTTAAGATCTGTTTAA